Proteins encoded within one genomic window of Humulus lupulus chromosome 1, drHumLupu1.1, whole genome shotgun sequence:
- the LOC133791986 gene encoding mitochondrial Rho GTPase 2-like isoform X2, with the protein MSPIMQEFREIETCIECSAATLIQVPEVFYYAQRAVLHPTTPLFDQERQTLQPRCISALRRIFILCDHDMDGALSDAELNEFQIKCFNAPLQPAEIVGVKRVVQEKQPGGVNQLGLTLTGFLFLHALFIEKGRLETTWAVLRKFGYDDDLKLRDDILPVPSKRAPDQTMELTSEAVEFLKGIFRLFDTDNDGALKPSELDELFCTAPDRPWNEAPYEDAAERTDLGNLSLNGFLSEWAFMTLLDPVRSLANLMYIGYSGDPASVLHVNRRRVKDRKMQSTERNVFQCFVFGPKNAGKSTILNSLLERPFSKSHITAPTSERFAVNVINRVGGNRTLILREIPEDGVKKFLSNKEFLAPCDVAVFVYDSSDEYSSKKSQELLVEVARQGEESGYGVPCLLIAAKDDLDPYRMAIQDSMKICRELGIEAPISVSVKSGFLNNVFTRIVDVAEKPHLNIPETETGRNRKHHQQLISRSLMCMSVGAAAAVFGLAIYRVYAARRNTSS; encoded by the exons ATGTCACCAATCATGCAAGAATTCAGGGAAATTGAAACTTGTATAGAATGCTCTGCAGCTACTTTGATTCAG GTCCCTGAAGTTTTCTATTATGCTCAAAGAGCAGTGCTTCATCCAACAACCCCCTTGTTCGATCAAGAAAGACAAACTTTGCAGCCTCGTTGCATTAGTGCATTGAGAAGGATATTTATCCTGTGTGATCATGACATGGATGGTGCTCTCAGTGATGCAGAGCTGAATGAATTTCAG ATTAAATGTTTTAACGCCCCATTACAGCCTGCTGAGATTGTGGGTGTTAAAAGGGTTGTTCAAGAGAAACAACCAGGTGGAGTCAACCAACTTGGTCTTACTCTTACTGGTTTCCTTTTTCTTCATGCTCTTTTTATAGAAAAAGGGCGTCTTGAGACAACTTGGGCTGTCCTAAGGAAGTTTGGATACGATGATGATTTAAAACTCAGAGATGATATTCTTCCTGTTCCTTCTAAACGTGCTCCTGATCAG acCATGGAGCTAACAAGTGAAGCTGTGGAGTTTCTGAAGGGAATCTTCCGATTATTTGATACTGATAAT GATGGAGCTCTAAAACCTTCTGAACTAGATGAGTTATTTTGTACTGCTCCAGACAG GCCTTGGAATGAGGCTCCTTATGAGGATGCTGCAGAGAGAACGGATCTGGGTAATTTATCTCTTAATGGGTTTCTTTCTGAG TGGGCCTTTATGACACTACTAGATCCAGTGCGCAGTTTGGCTAATCTGATGTACATCGGATACAGTGGCGATCCAGCTTCTGTGCTCCATGTTAATAGAAGAAGAGTAAAAGATCGGAAAATGCAAAGCACAGAAAGAAATGTTTTCCAATGCTTTGTTTTTGGTCCTAAAAATGCTGGCAAGTCTACTATTTTGAATTCATTATTGGAAAG GCCTTTCTCAAAGAGTCATATTACTGCACCTACCAGTGAGCGTTTTGCAGTAAATGTTATAAACCGAGTTGGG GGAAATAGGACACTCATATTAAGGGAGATACCAGAAGATGGAGTTAAAAAATTTCTGTCAAACAAGGAATTTCTTGCACCTTGTGATGTGGCTGTCTTTGTCTATGACAG TTCAGATGAATATTCATCAAAAAAATCGCAAGAACTTCTTGTGGAGGTTGCTAGGCAAGGAGAAGAAAGTGGCTATGGGGTGCCATGCCTCCTTATTGCTGCTAAAGATGACCTGGATCCGTATCGAATGGCAATTCAAGATTCAATGAAG ATATGTCGAGAATTGGGAATAGAGGCACCTATTTCTGTGAGCGTGAAGTCAGGATTTTTGAATAACGTATTCACTAGAATTGTAGATGTAGCTGAGAAACCTCACTTAAACATTCCTGAAACTGAAACTGGGAGGAACCGCAAGCACCACCAACAGCTTATTAGCCGTTCTCTGATGTGTATGTCGG TtggtgctgctgctgctgttTTTGGACTTGCAATTTATCGTGTATATGCAGCAAGGAGAAATACTTCGAGTTAG
- the LOC133792000 gene encoding uncharacterized protein LOC133792000 — protein MDANNNIFPLAFGMGDFENDSSWLWVFTKLKETNGEREGIATISDRHKIIENAVDNVYPKAFHGACIFHLLNNINVNFGVHGEDLNINFFKAAKAYRVQSFEHYMHEIDKIDTRIRPYLQKIGYCTWSRCHAPTRRYTMMTSNIAESINAALKAARTLPITTMMEDLRSLVQKWVWKNGNEANGTFTQVTTITETVLRENFIRVIKFQVFPVNTILYQVVVEDRGNFLVNLMEKTSECKRFQQDEIPYAHAIAVFAKTRLKTYDYVADYYKTTTMKATYESTVHPLPNESEWTLPETLSKIVLPPKSRKPLSRPRRKRIRSRGEPKVQIKCGRCAQPEHNRKTCRNEPISKQRNPTKSKKLNK, from the exons aTGGATGCTAACAACAACATATTTCCATTAGCCTTTGGAATGGGAGACTTTGAAAATGATTCATCATGGTTATGGGTTTTCACAAAGCTAAAGGAGACAAATGGAGAAAGAGAAG GTATAGCAACCATTTCAGACAGACACAAAATCATAGAAAATGCTGTAGACAATGTATACCCAAAAGCTTTCCATGGAGCATGCATATTCCACCTGCTAAACAACATCAATGTCAATTTCGGTGTCCATGGGGAGGACCTAAACATAAACTTTTTCAAAGCAGCAAAGGCATACAGGGTACAATCATTTGAGCACTACATGCATGAAATAGACAAGATTGACACTCGCATAAGACCGTATTTACAAAAAATTGGATATTGCACTTGGTCTAGATGCCATGCTCCAACAAGAAGATATACAATGATGACATCAAATATAGCCGAATCGATAAATGCTGCATTGAAAGCTGCAAGAACGCTGCCAATCACTACAATGATGGAAGACCTTCGAAGTTTAGTTCAAAAATGGGTATGGAAAAATGGTAACGAAGCAAACGGAACATTCACACAAGTAACAACAATTACTGAAACTGTGCTTAGAGAAAACTTTATTCGAGTTATTAAATTTCAG GTCTTCCCAGTAAACACTATACTATACCAAGTTGTGGTTGAAGACAGAGGAAATTTTCTGGTCAACCTAATGGAGAAAACAAGTGAATGCAAAAGGTTCCAACAAGATGAAATACCGTATGCACATGCAATAGCAGTATTCGCCAAAACACGACTGAAAACATATGATTATGTTGCTGATTACTACAAAACTACAACTATGAAAGCAACATATGAGTCAACTGTTCATCCATTGCCAAATGAAAGCGAATGGACACTGCCAGAGACTTTAAGCAAAATTGTCCTACCACCAAAATCAAGAAAACCACTAAGCCGCCCTAGAAGGAAAAGAATCAGATCTAGAGGAGAACCAAAAGTGCAGATAAAATGTGGAAGATGCGCGCAACCAGAACATAATAGAAAAACATGCAGGAATGAACCAATCTCAAAGCAGCGAAACCCAACCAAGTCaaagaaattaaacaaataa
- the LOC133791986 gene encoding mitochondrial Rho GTPase 2-like isoform X1, with the protein MSGGFSGNLSSNRRNGVRVVVAGDRGTGKSSLIVAAATESFSDNVPSVLSPTRLPADFFPDFVPLTIIDTSSSLESRTKRNEELKRADAVVLTYACDQPMTLTRLRTYWLPELRQLEVKVPVIVVGCKLDLRDEREPISIEQLMSPIMQEFREIETCIECSAATLIQVPEVFYYAQRAVLHPTTPLFDQERQTLQPRCISALRRIFILCDHDMDGALSDAELNEFQIKCFNAPLQPAEIVGVKRVVQEKQPGGVNQLGLTLTGFLFLHALFIEKGRLETTWAVLRKFGYDDDLKLRDDILPVPSKRAPDQTMELTSEAVEFLKGIFRLFDTDNDGALKPSELDELFCTAPDRPWNEAPYEDAAERTDLGNLSLNGFLSEWAFMTLLDPVRSLANLMYIGYSGDPASVLHVNRRRVKDRKMQSTERNVFQCFVFGPKNAGKSTILNSLLERPFSKSHITAPTSERFAVNVINRVGGNRTLILREIPEDGVKKFLSNKEFLAPCDVAVFVYDSSDEYSSKKSQELLVEVARQGEESGYGVPCLLIAAKDDLDPYRMAIQDSMKICRELGIEAPISVSVKSGFLNNVFTRIVDVAEKPHLNIPETETGRNRKHHQQLISRSLMCMSVGAAAAVFGLAIYRVYAARRNTSS; encoded by the exons ATGTCGGGTGGTTTCTCCGGAAATCTTAGCTCCAATCGACGGAACGGCGTCCGAGTCGTCGTTGCCGGTGATCGCGGAACCGGAAAATCGAGCTTGATCGTTGCGGCCGCTACCGAATCATTCTCAGATAACGTGCCTTCTGTACTTTCCCCAACACGCCTTCCAGCCGATTTCTTCCCCGATTTTGTCCCCCTCACTATCATCGACACCTCTTCCAG TTTGGAGAGTAGAACTAAACGCAATGAAGAGTTGAAGCGAGCTGATGCTGTGGTCTTAACATATGCATGTGATCAACCAATGACTCTTACTCGTCTTCGTACTTACTGGCTTCCTGAACTTCGCCAATTAGAG GTTAAGGTACCGGTTATTGTAGTAGGTTGCAAGTTGGATTTGCGAGATGAGCGCGAGCCCATAAGCATAGAGCAGCTCATGTCACCAATCATGCAAGAATTCAGGGAAATTGAAACTTGTATAGAATGCTCTGCAGCTACTTTGATTCAG GTCCCTGAAGTTTTCTATTATGCTCAAAGAGCAGTGCTTCATCCAACAACCCCCTTGTTCGATCAAGAAAGACAAACTTTGCAGCCTCGTTGCATTAGTGCATTGAGAAGGATATTTATCCTGTGTGATCATGACATGGATGGTGCTCTCAGTGATGCAGAGCTGAATGAATTTCAG ATTAAATGTTTTAACGCCCCATTACAGCCTGCTGAGATTGTGGGTGTTAAAAGGGTTGTTCAAGAGAAACAACCAGGTGGAGTCAACCAACTTGGTCTTACTCTTACTGGTTTCCTTTTTCTTCATGCTCTTTTTATAGAAAAAGGGCGTCTTGAGACAACTTGGGCTGTCCTAAGGAAGTTTGGATACGATGATGATTTAAAACTCAGAGATGATATTCTTCCTGTTCCTTCTAAACGTGCTCCTGATCAG acCATGGAGCTAACAAGTGAAGCTGTGGAGTTTCTGAAGGGAATCTTCCGATTATTTGATACTGATAAT GATGGAGCTCTAAAACCTTCTGAACTAGATGAGTTATTTTGTACTGCTCCAGACAG GCCTTGGAATGAGGCTCCTTATGAGGATGCTGCAGAGAGAACGGATCTGGGTAATTTATCTCTTAATGGGTTTCTTTCTGAG TGGGCCTTTATGACACTACTAGATCCAGTGCGCAGTTTGGCTAATCTGATGTACATCGGATACAGTGGCGATCCAGCTTCTGTGCTCCATGTTAATAGAAGAAGAGTAAAAGATCGGAAAATGCAAAGCACAGAAAGAAATGTTTTCCAATGCTTTGTTTTTGGTCCTAAAAATGCTGGCAAGTCTACTATTTTGAATTCATTATTGGAAAG GCCTTTCTCAAAGAGTCATATTACTGCACCTACCAGTGAGCGTTTTGCAGTAAATGTTATAAACCGAGTTGGG GGAAATAGGACACTCATATTAAGGGAGATACCAGAAGATGGAGTTAAAAAATTTCTGTCAAACAAGGAATTTCTTGCACCTTGTGATGTGGCTGTCTTTGTCTATGACAG TTCAGATGAATATTCATCAAAAAAATCGCAAGAACTTCTTGTGGAGGTTGCTAGGCAAGGAGAAGAAAGTGGCTATGGGGTGCCATGCCTCCTTATTGCTGCTAAAGATGACCTGGATCCGTATCGAATGGCAATTCAAGATTCAATGAAG ATATGTCGAGAATTGGGAATAGAGGCACCTATTTCTGTGAGCGTGAAGTCAGGATTTTTGAATAACGTATTCACTAGAATTGTAGATGTAGCTGAGAAACCTCACTTAAACATTCCTGAAACTGAAACTGGGAGGAACCGCAAGCACCACCAACAGCTTATTAGCCGTTCTCTGATGTGTATGTCGG TtggtgctgctgctgctgttTTTGGACTTGCAATTTATCGTGTATATGCAGCAAGGAGAAATACTTCGAGTTAG